In a single window of the Anguilla rostrata isolate EN2019 chromosome 6, ASM1855537v3, whole genome shotgun sequence genome:
- the LOC135257604 gene encoding F-box only protein 30-like has translation MENHHAHCMNCISRRCMTRPEAGVSCDLASCALVCGAVFHGCKADEHRLLCPLERVPCLNSGFGCPFTVTRGKMSEHLAVCPASVVCCTMEWNRWPISDADRTSYENLSRDVDEVEQLDMALALQDQRMLLESLKVATMLSKNGDNPPGGEKTGGPAAPAPPAPGCRNDKIANGINGLDEESFSELYQATVETSRTLVAALDILSSATKEMDTLNGGVPADGRAEPNGGFHGGAEVEVAGSGNVDMKGSDSESDCELGAVGGMDLEAAGGAAEEEEDAPDGGKTWTKRNGFLEPENGAEEEEESGVFGLLERDEKPLCNGFHSPGDGPDRMDLEVAGERRPEANGSWEVFRPANGAEALLNRSVAVAEQRPSCSQPPPRLPLPLPIPLHDIIPNGGAYPLDLEDRWLERKLQNLQALRAMGSFAFSGRRALYADSLRVKMEDKSVDTSDLEVADDPMGLHGIDLITAALLFCLGDSPGGRGISDSRFVDGYRIDLGTQTFSFPSAILATNTMVGDVASASACDHASPQLSNPSPFHTLRLDLVLQCVARYQTKQRSMFTFVCGQLFRRDEFSSHFKNVHCDIHAGLNGWMEHRCPLAYYGCTYSQRRFCPSTQGYRIIHDRHLRSFGVRPRGSAPPPPPSPSPSSSPGGPPLPGNACRFGTDCDHLSGLPFELLQHVAGFLDGFSLCQLSRVSRMMRDVCASLLQARGMVVLLWEKRRYPSGPSSWQIKDKVWRFSTAFGTVNEWKFANITSMADHLKKCKFNMVERREEAVPLPCMCFTRELTKEGRSLRSVLKPVL, from the exons ATGGAGAACCATCACGCCCACTGCATGAACTGCATCAGCCGGAGGTGCATGACCAGGCCGGAGGCCGGCGTTTCCTGCGACCTCGCCAGCTGCGCCCTGGTGTGCGGCGCGGTCTTCCACGGCTGCAAGGCCGACGAGCACCGGCTCCTGTGCCCGCTGGAGAGGGTGCCGTGCCTGAACAGCGGCTTCGGCTGCCCGTTCACCGTCACCCGCGGCAAGATGTCCGAGCACCTGGCGGTGTGCCCGGCCAGCGTGGTGTGCTGCACCATGGAGTGGAACCGCTGGCCGATCAGCGACGCCGACCGCACGTCGTACGAGAACCTCAGCCGGGACGTGGACGAGGTGGAGCAGCTGGACATGGCGCTCGCCCTGCAGGACCAGCGCATGCTCCTGGAGTCGCTCAAGGTCGCCACCATGCTGTCCAAAAACGGCGACAACCCCCCCGGCGGCGAGAAGACGGGCGGTCccgcggcccccgccccccccgctccgGGCTGCCGGAACGATAAAATCGCCAACGGGATAAACGGCCTGGACGAGGAGTCGTTCAGCGAGCTGTACCAGGCCACGGTGGAGACCAGCAGGACCCTGGTCGCCGCGCTGGACATCCTCAGCAGCGCCACCAAGGAGATGGACACGCTCAACGGGGGCGTGCCGGCCGACGGGCGGGCGGAGCCCAACGGGGGGTTCCACGGCGGGGCCGAAGTGGAGGTTGCGGGCTCGGGGAACGTCGACATGAAGGGAAGCGACAGCGAGTCGGACTGCGAGCTGGGAGCCGTGGGCGGGATGGACCTGGAGGcggccgggggggcggcggaggaggaggaggacgcccCCGACGGCGGGAAGACGTGGACGAAGCGCAACGGCTTTTTGGAGCCGGAGaacggggcggaggaggaggaggagagcggcgTGTTCGGTTTGCTCGAGCGGGACGAGAAGCCGCTCTGCAACGGCTTCCACAGCCCCGGGGACGGGCCGGACCGGATGGACCTGGAGGTGGCCGGGGAGCGGCGCCCCGAAGCCAACGGGTCGTGGGAGGTCTTCCGGCCGGCGAATGGGGCGGAGGCGCTGCTCAACCGCTCCGTCGCCGTGGCAGAGCAGCGGCCCTCCTGCTcccagccgccgccgcggctgCCCCTGCCGCTGCCCATCCCGCTCCACGACATCATCCCCAACGGCGGGGCGTACCCGCTGGACCTGGAGGACCGCTGGCTGGAGCGCAAGCTGCAGAACCTGCAGGCGCTGCGGGCCATGGGCTCCTTCGCCTTCAGCGGCCGCCGCGCCCTCTACGCCGACTCCCTCCGCGTCAAGATGGAGGACAAGTCGGTGGACACGTCGGACCTGGAGGTGGCCGACGACCCCATGGGCCTGCACGGCATCGACCTCATCACCGCCGCCCTGCTGTTCTGCCTGGGGGACTCGCCCGGCGGCCGCGGCATATCCGACAGCCGCTTCGTGGACGGCTACCGCATCGACCTGGGCACGCAGACCTTCTCCTTCCCCTCCGCCATCCTGGCCACCAACACCATGGTGGGCGACGTGGCCTCTGCCTCGGCCTGCGACCACGCCAGCCCGCAGCTGTCCAACCCCAGCCCCTTCCACACGCTGCGGCTGGACCTGGTGCTGCAGTGCGTGGCGCGCTACCAGACCAAGCAGCGCTCCATGTTCACCTTCGTGTGCGGCCAGCTCTTCCGCCGCGACGAGTTCTCCTCCCACTTCAAGAACGTGCACTGCGACATCCACGCCGGCCTCAACGGCTGGATGGAGCACCGCTGCCCCCTGGCGTACTACGGCTGCACCTACTCCCAGCGCCGCTTCTGCCCGTCCACGCAGGGCTACCGCATCATCCACGACCGCCACCTGCGCTCCTTCGGGGTGCGGCCGCGCGGGtccgccccgccgccgccgccctcgccctcgccgtCGTCATCGCCCGGCGGGCCGCCGTTGCCCGGCAACGCCTGCCGCTTCGGCACGGACTGCGACCACCTGAGCGGCCTGCCCTTCGAGCTGCTGCAGCACGTGGCCGGCTTCCTGGACGGCTTCAGCCTGTGCCAGCTCTCCCGCGTGTCGCGCATGATGCGGGACGTCTGCGCCAGCCTGCTGCAGGCCCGGGGCATGGTGGTCCTCCTGTGGGAGAAGAGACGCTACCCCTCGGGCCCCTCGTCCTGGCAGATCAAAGACAAG GTGTGGCGGTTCAGCACGGCCTTTGGCACGGTGAACGAGTGGAAGTTCGCCAACATCACCAGCATGGCGGACCACCTGAAGAAGTGCAAGTTCAACATGGTGGAGCGGCGGGAGGAGGCCGTCCCCCTGCCCTGCATGTGCTTCACCCGCGAACTCACCAAAGAGGGGCGGTCCCTGCGCTCCGTCCTCAAACCAGTATTATGA
- the epm2a gene encoding laforin — MRLFRFGVILTPECTDVEVFVLGSRPEMGHWDPNKAVKMKPANAVLSTCEPCFFIGEVLLSEPYKETFWFKYIKRVGGNMTWEGNGPHHDRSCEYDKSNVVDGVHCQPVSHWIEAGGHTDEMKHTTNFYFGVAGHQAMHFSRVLPRVWLGSCPRRVEHVTVKLREELGVTAVLNFQTEWDVVSNSHGCRRDTSRDMTPETMADLYRDCGLAYVWIPTPDMSTEGRARMLPQAVFLLHGLLDNGHTVYVHCNAGVGRSTAAVCGLLLYVLRWSLRKVQYYLTARRAAVYIDEEALLRAEGDFLLKFGRLRPAVHDVET; from the exons atgaggcTATTTAGGTTCGGCGTCATACTGACTCCAGAATGCACGGACGTAGAAGTGTTTGTGTTGGGGTCACGGCCGGAAATGGGACACTGGGATCCGAATAAAGCCGTAAAGATGAAACCGGCGAATGCTGTCCTGTCCACGTGCGAGCCCTGCTTCTTCATCGGCGAGGTTTTACTGTCGGAGCCGTATAAAGAAACCTTCTGGTTTAAGTACATAAAACGCGTCGGCGGCAACATGACCTGGGAAG GCAACGGCCCCCACCACGACCGCAGCTGCGAGTACGACAAGAGCAACGTGGTGGACGGGGTCCACTGCCAGCCCGTGAGCCACTGGATCGAGGCCGGCGGCCACACGGACGAGATGAAGCACACCACCAACTTCTACTTCGGCGTGGCCGGCCACCAGGCCATGCACTTCTCAAG gGTCCTCCCCAGGGTGTGGCTGGGCAGCTGCCCCCGGCGGGTGGAGCACGTGACGGTGAAGCTGAGGGAGGAGCTGGGCGTGACGGCCGTGCTCAACTTCCAGACCGAGTGGGACGTGGTGAGCAACTCGCACGGGTGCCGGCGCGACACGTCCCGGGACATGACCCCCGAAACCATGGCCGACCTGTACAGGGACTGCGGCCTGGCCTACGTGTGGATCCCCACCCCCGACATGAGCACCGAAG ggaGGGCGCGCATGCTCCCCCAGGCGGTCTTCCTCCTGCACGGTCTCCTTGACAACGGGCACACGGTGTACGTGCACTGCAACGCGGGGGTGGGCCGCTCCACTGCCGCCGTGTGCGGCCTGCTGCTCTACGTCCTGCGCTGGAGCCTGCGCAAGGTGCAGTACTACCTGACCGCCAGGAGGGCGGCGGTCTACATCGACGAGGAGGCCCTGCTGCGCGCCGAGGGCGACTTCCTGCTCAAGTTCGGACGCCTCCGGCCTGCCGTCCACGACGTCGAGACGTGA